A stretch of DNA from Nitrospinota bacterium:
GTATTCGATAACTTTCCCTACGCCACCCTTTACGGTAAGGATGCGGAGAACCTCAAGAATAATATCCTTGGCAGAGACCCAAGGCTTCAATTTCCCGGTGAGGTTAACCCCGACCGTATACGGCATGTTGAGGTAAAAAGGTTTTCCTGCCATAGCAAGGGCGACATCGAGTCCGCCAGCGCCTATTGAGATCATTCCAAGCCCACCTTGAGTAGGGGTGTGGCTGTCCGAGCCGAGAAGCGTATCGCCGGGAACGCCGAAGCGCTCAAGATGTACCTGGTGGCATATCCCGTTTCCAGGGCGTGAAAAGTAGATGCCATGTTTCGCGGCAACTGTCTGAAGGTAGACATGGTCGTCCGCGTTCCTGAAATCGGTCTGAAGCGTGTTGTGATCTACGTAACTTACTGAAAGTTTAGTCTTTACCTTAGGCACGTTCATAGCTTCAAATTGAAGGTATGCCATGGTGCCGGTTGCGTCCTGTGTCAATGTCTGGTCGATCTTTATGGCAATTTCCTTGCCCGCGACCATCTCGCCTTCAACAAGATGATTCTTAATGATTTTTTGGGTTACATTCATCCCCATATGAAAAACTCCTCCAAAATTTTCTAAATTTAACGTGTTTTGAGAAAACCTAATCCCGTCCTTAAGCAGGTATTAAGCTACCATAAAATTGTGACAATTTCGCCAAAAAAGGGAAATTTAACTGGATGAATAAGTAATGATAAAAGTCGTTGGGAAATTACAGGGTTACATTTGCCTTTTTTGCCGCTTTTTGATTATCCTTCATCATAAAGACCACCGGACAATTCCTTTGTGAAAAGGAAGGCGTCGCCGCTGTTGCCGTAGTAATTTTTAAGAAGGCCTTTTTGCGTGTAGTCGAGCTTTTTATAGAAGGATATCGCCACGGAGTTGTCTACAGCAGATTGGAGTTTTATGGTTTTCACTCCGGCCTCCGAGAGGGAGTTTTCAGCCAGTTCCATCAGTTTTCTGCCTATTCCTCTTTTCCGGTGAGCGGGAAGAACGTCTATCGTAACTATCTGTCCGCTGTTGTTTCTCTCCCTGGCAGTCAGGATGAAGGCTACTATCTTCCTCCCTTCAACGGCGACGAAAGCGGGATCCGTTTTGATTAGGAGGTGGTAGAAAAAGATATCGGGTGAGAAGGCGATCCCTTCATCGAAACAGACCTGGTCGATGCGCCACAACGTTTCGATGTCGTCGGCCTCGGCTTTTCGGAATTCAATCGGGGGGATAGGCTCTCTCCTTGCTAGCAGGGATCGCCAATGACGGTATCCAAAGTACCTACTCTTCCGCGATGCTCTTCTTCACGTCCGTGGCTGTGATGAGCAAGGTTTTGCCGCGGTGCATGGGCGAATGGAAAAGGTAGTCGTGCATCACATCCTCCATTATCCCCCGCAGACCGCGCGCGCCGACCTTCCGTTCCATTGCGAGTTTTATTATTTCACGCAACGCGTCATCCTCGAACTTCAGCTTGATATTGTCCGCTGAGAGGAGTTCGGTGTATTGATTTACTATGGAGTCGGGTGGCCCCTTGATTATCTG
This window harbors:
- a CDS encoding GNAT family N-acetyltransferase, translated to MWRIDQVCFDEGIAFSPDIFFYHLLIKTDPAFVAVEGRKIVAFILTARERNNSGQIVTIDVLPAHRKRGIGRKLMELAENSLSEAGVKTIKLQSAVDNSVAISFYKKLDYTQKGLLKNYYGNSGDAFLFTKELSGGLYDEG